The region AAGATCCAGCCTGGGCAGCAATGCCAGCGCAGCCATGCGCACATCGGTATCGGCGTCGTTGGTGGCGGTCAGAGCCGCCTGGCCCATATCCGGGTAGTCCAGAGTGAACAGCGCTTCCAGAGCCGCGGCGCGAACCATCGGGCTGGCGTCGTCTTTCAGCGTTGCCGCCAGGGCGTCGCTGGCGCCCTCGATGCCGAGCACGGCCAGCGCACTGGCCGTGGCCGCACGCACCTCCGGGCTGCCATCTTGCAGCAACTCGCTCGACAGGGCCATCAGGGGCTCGCTGGCCTGCTCGCTCGGGTGAGATACCACTCCGCGATGGCGCCCCGTCACCCGATCAAAGGCCGAGCTCTCCGGCCAGACCGACAGGGTGTGGAGGGCCTCGGCGCGCAGGACCCCGTCGATGTCGTCGCGTTGGGCGAAGCCCAGCAGGCGCTCCACCGAGGCGTCGCCACCCACATAGAGGTTGGCGTTGATCAGGCGGCGCAGCAGAGGCTCATTGGTAAATTCCGTGGTTGCCAGCAGCTCGGCCAAGGCCGGCAGCGCTTCATCCACGTAGTGGTCATCGCTGATGCCGCGGGCGGCGTTGGTCACTACAAACTCACTGGTATCATCCAGGAAGCGGGCCAGTTCCGGGCTCTGCAGGCGTTTCAGCGCCACCACGGCGGCAATGCGCACCGCTTCGGAGGCGTGAGTCTCCAGGTTGCCCAGCGTCTCGGCATCGCCCATGCGAGCCAGGGCAATCGCCCCCGCCTGACGCAGGTAGACGTCTTCATCGTCGTTCGCTTCCAGCATGGCAATCACCGCCGACTGATCCTCGGGGTTGCCGATGCGACCCAGCGCCTGGGCGGCGAAAAACCGCACCCGGGCACTGTCATCGGCCAGCAGGGGCGCCAGGTCCGGGCGGGCATCGGCAAAGGCCACATCTCCCAACACCTTGGCCACCTGGGCACGAATTTCGGGATCTGTATCGCCCAGCAGAGGCAGCAGCACGGCCGCACGGCTCTGATCCTGACGGGTGAGCTGGCCAATGCCCCAGAGAGCGTGAATGCGGGCCAGTTGATGGTCGCTGTTTTGCGCGACCTCCAGCAGGCTGGCCTGATCTTCACGGGCCGCCAGCGTCAATTGGGCACGCTGACGCACACGCATATCGGGGTGGCTCAGGTGCTCTACCAGCTCATCGGCGCCCAGTTCGGCGAAGTTCGCTTCCAGAAGTGCCTGAGTATTGTCCCGCTGAGCCTGATCGACGCCTTCGGTGACATCCATTTTCCAGATACGGCCCTTGCCGTTGAGGCCCCAGCCTTCGATCCAGTCGCTCATGAACAGGGAGCCATCCGGGCCAAAGTCCAGGCCGGTGGCCTGTACGCCGCGGAAGATGTTCTGGTCTGACGCCAGCTCGAACGAGGCGCCTTTGGGCTCCAGGGTAAAGGCGTTGATGCCGGAGCGGGCCGCCGAGCCGACAAACTCCACCACGAAGAAGTGGTTGTTCCAGCGCTCGCTCAACGCCGTGCCCGGGTTGTACACCATGCCGGTGGGGCCGGCGTGATAGGGGGCAATAGGGGGCAGAATGTGGGCGGACTGGTCTTCAAAGCGGGGTTTGAAGTAATCCTCGTCCATCCACACCTTGTAGGTGTTGTTTTTCGGGTCCTTGTATTTGCCCAACTGCCAGTTGGTGCGCCAACCGGTGTCGGAGCCATCGATCAGGTAAACCACCCGCTCGTACTCGCCATCGTGGTCGCCGTCGTTATCGACGGTGATCAGGTTGCCATATTGGTCGAAGGTGAATTCGTGGGTATTGCGCACACCGTGGGCAAACACCTCAAAATTGCTGCCATCGGGCTCGCTGCGGACGACCACCCCCTGGTTGGGGTAGGCATACTCGTTGCCATCAACGTCGGTGATATTGGCACCAATGTCGCCGATTCCGTAATAAATACGGCCATCCGGTCCCAGAGTGACGCCGGACATCCCGTGACCGCTGAAACCCACGTGCACGGCGAAACCATCGGAAATGGCCTGCTTGGTATCGGCTCTCAGATCGCCGTCGGTGTCTTTGACCCGCCAGGCATTGGGAGCGACCCCCAGAAACAGTTCATCCAGCTCATTATGGTAATAAATGCCACCGAGCACGTCGGTCACTTCGCTGTGGAAGTCCTTCAGGAAGCGCCGGCTTTCATTGGCCCGGCCGTCACCGCTGGTGTCCTGCAGGAGAATGACTTCCTCTTTGACCACCGCCAGGTCGCGCCAGTCCCGGGAGCCGTCATTGTTGCGGTCGTCCAGCCAGGCATTCTGCCCGCTGTTTTCCGGGGCGAGCTCTTCTTTCAGAAACGCCCGCCGATCCTCGACGCTGGTCCAGGTCATGGAGGAATGTTCCCAGTCCGGATAGCGGCGGATATCAAACTCGGAGTTGTTGCTCCGGTTGGTCACCGCGGCCCACACCCGGCCCTGATAGTCCAC is a window of Marinimicrobium sp. C6131 DNA encoding:
- a CDS encoding HEAT repeat domain-containing protein is translated as MKQRDPLLGRPLVAASLSLLLVACTPDDNTSPAPEQGQAPAQSEAVAPLSDTDAAVIALSDTEADSARDRVMRQVNLEPIDGLTVDLWASEKLLADPVAISVDYQGRVWAAVTNRSNNSEFDIRRYPDWEHSSMTWTSVEDRRAFLKEELAPENSGQNAWLDDRNNDGSRDWRDLAVVKEEVILLQDTSGDGRANESRRFLKDFHSEVTDVLGGIYYHNELDELFLGVAPNAWRVKDTDGDLRADTKQAISDGFAVHVGFSGHGMSGVTLGPDGRIYYGIGDIGANITDVDGNEYAYPNQGVVVRSEPDGSNFEVFAHGVRNTHEFTFDQYGNLITVDNDGDHDGEYERVVYLIDGSDTGWRTNWQLGKYKDPKNNTYKVWMDEDYFKPRFEDQSAHILPPIAPYHAGPTGMVYNPGTALSERWNNHFFVVEFVGSAARSGINAFTLEPKGASFELASDQNIFRGVQATGLDFGPDGSLFMSDWIEGWGLNGKGRIWKMDVTEGVDQAQRDNTQALLEANFAELGADELVEHLSHPDMRVRQRAQLTLAAREDQASLLEVAQNSDHQLARIHALWGIGQLTRQDQSRAAVLLPLLGDTDPEIRAQVAKVLGDVAFADARPDLAPLLADDSARVRFFAAQALGRIGNPEDQSAVIAMLEANDDEDVYLRQAGAIALARMGDAETLGNLETHASEAVRIAAVVALKRLQSPELARFLDDTSEFVVTNAARGISDDHYVDEALPALAELLATTEFTNEPLLRRLINANLYVGGDASVERLLGFAQRDDIDGVLRAEALHTLSVWPESSAFDRVTGRHRGVVSHPSEQASEPLMALSSELLQDGSPEVRAATASALAVLGIEGASDALAATLKDDASPMVRAAALEALFTLDYPDMGQAALTATNDADTDVRMAALALLPRLDLPTEEVVELHRVLLNNGSLSEQQAAYRSLANVDHASAHKLLGESLAALRTGELPAAVQLDVIEAAQATGNETLIAELEAYEASKNRNKPLEVYREALEGGDPNAGMNLFRYSNSAQCIRCHMVGHRGARVGPDLTTIGDQLTRRQLLEALVDPGARVPAGHGRVSVTLDNGQKVSGFFEAESQDSMTIVDGEERIEVAKAEVVSTEYSGSGMPPMGQLLNRSQLRDIVAYLVTLPTEEEAEGH